The nucleotide sequence TCACCCGTGAGATCGTCCTCGAAGCCGACGCCGTGGTCAACGTCGTCGACGCGACCCACCTCGACCGGGATCTGTTCCTGACGCTGCAACTGCTCGATATGGGTATCCCGACCGTCGTCGCCCTCAATATGATGGACGAGGCCGAGGCCGGCGGGATCGATATCGACGTCGACGCGCTGGAGGATGCCCTGGGCGTCCCGGTCGTCCCGACCGTCGCCGTCGACGGCGAGGGGACCGACGACCTTCGCGAGCGGATCCCCGAGGCGACCGCGCCCGAAACGACCGCCGTCGAGGACTACTACGACGAACTCCCCGACGAACTTACGGCGACGCGTGCCGAGAAGACGCTGCTGGTCGAGGGTGACGAGCCGCTGGCCCGCGAGGTCGACGTCGGCGGCGTGATGGCCGACGGCGGATCGGCCGCCCTTGTCGAGCCCGGACTGCGCGAGGAGATCTACGGGGGGCGTCGCTCGCGCGTCCAGTCGATCGCCGACGAGGTCCAGACCGTCACCGAGGTCGAGGGCGGGATCAGGGAGTGGCTCTCCGACCTCATGATCCACCCCCTGACGGGCACGCCGATCGCGCTGGCGATGCTCGGACTCATCTTCTATCTCATCGGCGGGGTGGTCGCCCAGCGGATCGTCGGCATTACGGAAGGCGACATTTTCGCCCAGCACTACAATCCTGCCGTCGAGGCGTTCGTGAGTGACCTCCTGCCCGAGGCGGCCTGGGTCGACCCGATCGAGTTCCTGTTGATCAACCCCGAACTCGGCCTGCTGACGATCACCGTCCAGTACGTCGTCGGCGTCCTGCTGCCGCTGGTGCTGGCGTTTTACCTCGCTATCGGGCTGCTCGAGGACTCGGGTATCCTGCCCCGGCTCGCGGTATTGACCGATCGCGGTCTCAACCGGATCGGCCTCAACGGCCGGGCGGTCGTCCCGATGATCGTCGGCGTCGGCTGCGTGACGATGGCGGTCATCACCACCCGGATGGTCGGCTCGAAACGCGAGCGCCTCATCTCGACCGCGCTGCTCGGCCTCGCCGTGCCGTGTTCGGCCCAGATCGGCGTCATCATGGGGCTGCTCGCGGGACTCGGGCTGGTCTGGTGGTTCGGCTACCTCGGCGTCCTGCTGGCCGTGCTCGGCATCGCCGGACTCGTCCTCGACCGGACGCTGCCCGGGGAGGGCCAGGCGCTGGTGACGGAACTCCCACGGCTGCGCGTCCCCCGGCCGGGCAACCTCCTCCGGAAGACCTACAACCGCACGAAGATGTTCCTGCGGGAGGCCGCGCCGCTGTTCGCCGCGACGGCCCTGGTCGTCTCCGCTCTGGACTACGTCGGCGGGCTGGACGCGATCATGGACGGCCTGCGCCCGCTGACCTCGCTGATCGGGATGCCCGCCGACTTCGGGCAGATCCTCGTCCTCGGGCTGATCCGGCGTGACTTCGCCGCTGCCGGCATGACCGACATGGCGCTGAGTCACGCCCAGATCTTCGTCGGCCTGATCGTCATCACGCTGTTCGTCCCCTGCATCCTGACGATGACGATGATCCTCAAGGAGCGCGGCAAGAAGAGCGCGCTCCTGATGTGGCTCGGCTCGTGGGTCGCGGCCTTCACTGTCGGCGGGATCGCGGCCGCCACGCTGGGGGTGCTCGGGGTATGAACTGCCCGACCTGCGGCCTCGACTTCGAGCCGACCGAGGACCTGCAGTGCCCCCGCTGTGGCGCGTCGCTGTCCTGCTCGACGGTGACCTGTGGCGACTGTGACGCCTGTGAGGGCGTCTTCGAACA is from Halorhabdus sp. BNX81 and encodes:
- the feoB gene encoding ferrous iron transport protein B, encoding MEGCHDAGCDASEIAADSTLALVGCPNVGKSVVFGELAEQYVDVSNYPGTTVDTTLAEFGDYQLTDTPGVYGISAFNEEERVTREIVLEADAVVNVVDATHLDRDLFLTLQLLDMGIPTVVALNMMDEAEAGGIDIDVDALEDALGVPVVPTVAVDGEGTDDLRERIPEATAPETTAVEDYYDELPDELTATRAEKTLLVEGDEPLAREVDVGGVMADGGSAALVEPGLREEIYGGRRSRVQSIADEVQTVTEVEGGIREWLSDLMIHPLTGTPIALAMLGLIFYLIGGVVAQRIVGITEGDIFAQHYNPAVEAFVSDLLPEAAWVDPIEFLLINPELGLLTITVQYVVGVLLPLVLAFYLAIGLLEDSGILPRLAVLTDRGLNRIGLNGRAVVPMIVGVGCVTMAVITTRMVGSKRERLISTALLGLAVPCSAQIGVIMGLLAGLGLVWWFGYLGVLLAVLGIAGLVLDRTLPGEGQALVTELPRLRVPRPGNLLRKTYNRTKMFLREAAPLFAATALVVSALDYVGGLDAIMDGLRPLTSLIGMPADFGQILVLGLIRRDFAAAGMTDMALSHAQIFVGLIVITLFVPCILTMTMILKERGKKSALLMWLGSWVAAFTVGGIAAATLGVLGV